TCAAAAAGTAAAGTGAAAGTGAAGTTATGTATTGTTGTTTTACCTGTTGTAGTTTATGAATTAATCAAACAGCATTGTTGTTCATCACCGGGAGATTATTGCAAGGAATTCTAAATCACCAGAGGTATCTGTTTATATGATCAAATTGGAGATTGCAAAAGGTAACAACTACAGCAAACTTGTTCATCTAAGTAAAAACAGGGGAATTAGAATTAGACAGCGACTTAACAAGCAAATACACCATGAAAGGTGGATGAACTTAGAAAGGTGGGGgaagggaaaataaaatgcaaGAGGAGCTTAAGAACTTCTAAAGAGTTTATCACCTTTACAGTATATGGTGCATACTACAACCAGAATTAGCTAACAGAGAGTGAAGAGGAGATGCCTGGCATTGCAACTGTTGATATTGTACATTTATCTACGACAAACTTTGCGGTCCTGTCCTGTCCTGTCCTGTCCCGTCCCGTCCCGTCCCGTGTGTTAGCTTCAATCGGGAATCTGATCGTAATCTCCGTTTTCGGGAGAATGATGGCTTGTTCTTCCTGcaaaaaaacaaggaaaaatgAAGGGATTGTGTCATGTGTGTGGGTCTTTTTTATAGTATGATTATACCTGTCAAATCATAAGCATTGTTTGTGGCATCCAGACTCATCCTCCAGTCTGTAGATCGCAACGACGTCAGGTTCACTCCCCGGGGCTGAAGCAAGAAATGACTCTCCCCAATACCTTGATGCTCATCGTTTCCCCTGACTTGATTACCTCCCGAGTCGACATTCGAGCCATAGCGTAGATTTGACATTGGTGTCCCACCAGTAGGCGAGGGCAACTTTCCAGCAGATGCATCACCTTTAACACCACCAACTTCCTTCTTCGGGTCGATTACGAAGGTACCTACAATGACCTGATGTGGACAGGTCCGTACCAGAATGAACTAagcaaaagaataataatctAAAACTCTTTAAGCCTACTAACTTAAGCAAGTGAAATCTCCCACTCCCTATCTGTTGGTTACCGTACCTGCACAGGTCCAGCAGCCTTCAACGGTCCACCGACTCCCCCTCCTATTATATGGCCATCAGCACTCGATAAACATACACTAAGACCACCAGTCTTTCCTCCGAAGTCAGTTCGTATATAAGATCCGCATAATGAAACAATCTCAAAACGACCCTAATAGTATCATTACATTGCAAATAGTTATTATAATGCATTATCAAAATGAGAAGCCAGTTATCCTTTGTCTATTTTCTGCAAGAGCTCACAGAATATATCAagatttaaacaaatttatccATGATAGATACAAAGCatcattcttattttcttttcctccgcACACTGAGGAAGAAATGCAATATCAGATGGGGAAAACAAAATACCTCATATGTAATATTGCCTCCAGATGTCGCTGGTTGACGGAGAGATGCGTTGGAGATCGAACCAGATGCAGAAAGGATACAAATTTCCCGCTTACATTGTTGCATAAAGAGCATAATTTTCTGACCCACATCCTATTCAATATGACCGTAGTGAGTGTTAGGAGGGTAAAGTGGCCAAGGTATACAGCCAAAGCTCATCAAGCATATAATATAGAGTATACATGAGccattattaaatgaaaaatgacaAGTAAACCAATTAAGAAATTCGTCCGTAtctaccaaataaataaacaaggTTTGCTATAACTAAGAGACTAACTAAATGACACGAAATCCAAAAGGGCGTCCTTGCCTGTCATATATTGccctatttgggcttttcccttcgggcttcccctcaaggtttttaaaacgcataagctagggagaggtttccaaaccattgtaaagaatgcttcgttctcctccccaaccgatgtgagatctcacattgccATTTATGTTAACATTTTTACTTCTGAAAACAAGAGGTACTTTTAGCTGTTATGTAGAAaacaacaatttcattgatcgAATGAAATGTACGAGTAAAAACCAGAGCCAAATGGAATTACCGACATACACTTCATTGAGCAACAACCAAAGAGCTACCGGATAATCCACTCTCTCTTTGCAATATTTTCGAGAGATGAGGCCTAAAGAAATAACACTTTTAATGCTATGGAGAAATGGGATACCGTAAGATTTAAACGTTTAGATGAAGACTTCTCTCAATGTGCTTCTGTAATATTTCTACTTCTCTGACGTTGACCAATTGGagagttttttctttccataatAATCTCCTTTGATTTG
The nucleotide sequence above comes from Cucurbita pepo subsp. pepo cultivar mu-cu-16 chromosome LG11, ASM280686v2, whole genome shotgun sequence. Encoded proteins:
- the LOC111805609 gene encoding AT-hook motif nuclear-localized protein 14-like, yielding MEPNENQLSSYFHHQHHHQSPTTSPTNGLLPPTHHLSSSDAGPHVVYPHSVPSAAVSSSPLEPARRKRGRPRKYGTPEEALAAKKAATASSHSSSSKAKKDLASSSSLNAVSASSSFSAFSKKSQLAALGNAGQGFSPHVINVAAGEDVGQKIMLFMQQCKREICILSASGSISNASLRQPATSGGNITYEGRFEIVSLCGSYIRTDFGGKTGGLSVCLSSADGHIIGGGVGGPLKAAGPVQVIVGTFVIDPKKEVGGVKGDASAGKLPSPTGGTPMSNLRYGSNVDSGGNQVRGNDEHQGIGESHFLLQPRGVNLTSLRSTDWRMSLDATNNAYDLTGRTSHHSPENGDYDQIPD